In Hahella sp. HNIBRBA332, the genomic window AGTGACGCAAGCCTGTATTCACATGCTGGATCACCCGAAAGCCACGGTGGAAGAGCTGTGTGAATATATAGAAGGACCGGACTTCCCGTCCGGCGGGGAAATCGTCACCTCTCGCAGCGATCTGCGTCAGATTTACGAGACGGGACGCGGCTCCGTCAAAATGCGTGCGAAATACACCAAAGAAGGGCAGGACATCGTCGTTACTGAGCTTCCGCACCAAGTGTCTGGCGCGCGCATCATGGAACAGATCGCCCAGCAAATGCAGGCCAAAAAGCTGCCTATGGTGGCGGATTTGCGGGATGAGTCCGATCATGAGAATCCGACCCGACTGGTTATTATTCCTCGCTCTAATCGCATCGACGCAGAGCCGTTGATGGCGCACTTGTTCGCCACCACGGATCTGGAAAAGAACTATCGGGTCAACCTCAACGTAGTGGGCCTGGACGGGCGTCCTGCGGTGAAAGACCTGCGCGTGCTGCTGCAGGAATGGCTGACGTTCCGGACCCAAACGGTCAGACGCAGGCTGGAGCATCGCTTACAGAAAGTGCTGGCGCGTCTGCATATTTTGGAAGGCTTGTTGGTCGCATTCCTGAATATTGATGAAGTCATCGCAATTATCCGCAGTGAAGACAAGCCAAAACCAGTCCTGATGGAGCGCTTTGGCTTGAGCGACGTGCAGGCCGAATACGTTCTGGACACCAAATTACGGCAACTGGCCCGCCTGGAAGAAGTGAAGATCAGGGCGGAGCAGGACGAGCTTGAAAAAGAGCGTAAGAAGCTCGAAGACATCCTGGGTTCTGAAGCCAAACTGCGCAAGCTGGTCAAGACTGAGCTGAAGCAGGATATGGAGACGTTTGGCGACGAGCGCCGCTCTCCCATTGTTGAACGTAAAGAAGCGCAGGCGTTCAGCGAAACCGATTTGATCGCCTCAGAACCGGTCACCGTAGTGTTGTCGGAGAAGGGCTGGGTGCGGGCCGCCAAAGGCCATGATATCGACGCCCAAGGCCTTAGTTACAAAGCCGGCGACAAGTTCCTCGCCGCCGCTAAAGGGCGTAGTCATCAGAATGCTATCTTCCTCGACGATACCGGACGTTCCTACTGCGTGGCGGCGCACTCGCTGCCATCCGCCAGAGGGCAGGGCGAGCCGCTTACCGGGCGAGTCAATCCGCCTTCCGGCGCGGGCTTTACCCATGTGTTGATGGGGCCGGACTCCATGAAGGTGGTGCTGGCGTCGGACGCGGGCTATGGCTTTGTGGCCAAGCTGGAAGACTTGCAATCGAAAAACCGTGCTGGCAAGGCATTGATCTCTTTGCCGAAAGGCGCGTGCGTATCGCCGCCGATTCTGTTGGAGCGGCAAAACAATCCTCACTTGGTGGCGATCAGCAATGAAGGGCGAATGCTGGTGTTTCCAGTGAGTGAACTTCCTGAGCTGGCCAAAGGCAAAGGCAACAAGATCATTGGCATCCCCAGCGCTCGTGCGCAAGCCCGTGAAGAGGTCATGAGCAATCTGGCGGTGGTGGGTGAAAAAGACACCTTGGTGCTGCACGCCGGCAAACGTTTCCTCAAGCTGACCTTCGACGACTTGAGCCATTATCTGGGCGAGCGCGGGCGCCGTGGGCATAAGTTACCCCGTGGCCTGCAACGCGTCGACCGAGTGGAAATCATCGTTGATGAAAGCGCCGAACCGGTATCCCCGGAAGGAGAGTGAATCACTTCTGCGCGCGCTCGTCCGGGCGCGCGATGACCGCAATTATTCATAGCTAAGCAGTTAGATTGAGGTGGAAGACGCCGTGAGCGAAATACTACTGATTAATGTCTCCGGATATGACAAACCGGGACTGACTTCCTCGATCACCCGGATCATGGCCGAGCACGGGCTGATTATTTTGGATATCGGCCAAGCCGTCATTCACGATTACCTGACCTGGGGCATATTGGTGCAGATTCCTGACAGCGAAGAATCCGCGAATGTGCTGAAGGAGCTGCTGTTTTGCATTCACGCCTTGAACTTGCAGGTGCAGTTCAAGCCGGTATCAGAGCAGGAGTATTCCGAGTGGGCGAAAGGCAAGGGCAAGGAGCGCTACATTGTCACGCTGTTGGCGCGTGAGATAACCGCAGAGCAGATCGCGCGAGTGTCCGGCATCACCGCGGAACATTATCTGAATATCGATAACATCAGCCGTTTGTCGAGCCGCCTGTCACTTTACGAAGACCGCACAAGCGCCCAGGCCTGCATAGAGTTCGCTGTGCGTGGGACGCCCCAGAATCTGGATGCGTTAAAGGCGGAGTTCCTGCATGTGTCGAACGACCTGAATCTGGACATCGCGTTTCAGAAAGACGATATCTACCGCCGCAACCGTCGTCTGGTGGTCTTTGATATGGACTCCACGCTGATCGAAGCGGAAGTCATTGATGAGCTGGCCAAAGAAGCGGGCGTTGGCGAACAGGTCGCCGAAATCACCGAAAGGGCCATGCGCGGCGAACTGGACTTCTCACAAAGCTTCCGCAAGCGGGTAGGGCTGCTGAAAGGCCTCTCTGAAAGCGTTCTGGAGAAAGTGCAGGCGCGACTGGTGATGACGGAAGGCGCGGAAAAGCTGATTTCCCATCTGCGTATGCTGGGATACAAGACAGCGATTCTCTCCGGCGGCTTCACTTATTTTGCGAAGGAACTCCAGGCCAAGTTGGGCATTGACTATGTCTACGCCAATGAGCTGGATATCAAAGACGGCGTAGTAACGGGTGATGTGACAGGCAGGATTGTCGATGGTGCGCGTAAAGCGGAGCTGTTGCGGGAAATTGCGGAAAAAGAAGGTTTGCGTCTGGAACAGGTGATTGCAGTGGGCGATGGCGCCAACGATCTGCCGATGCTGAGCGCCGCTGGACTGGGTATCGCCTTCCGCGCCAAACCTTTGGTGAAAGAATCCGCCAAGCATGCGATTTCCAATCTGGGGCTCGACAGCATTCTTTATTTGCTGGGGTTGCGGGAAAGCGACACCGCTTTGTTGGCGGGCGGCGAGTAAGCTGCTCTCCTGTCTGGTCCTGAATAGGCGCCAACTCTATTCAGGACGGGACATCCAAAACAAAAAAGGCGGGCCCCAGGCCCGCCGTGAACACAGCAAAAGGAACGAATGTCGACGCCTGCGAAGCTACTCGCCTTCGCTGAAGTCGTAATTCATTTCCGGTGAGGGCTCCTGCAGATAGTACCCCTGAATGTAGTTGACGCCCGCCTGCCACAGTGTGGACAGTACGGACGCGTTTTCCACGAAAGGCACTACAGTCAGTTTTTTCAACTCCTGCAACTGAGTGATCATTTCTTTCAGCTTCTCTTTGGAGCGCTCATCTTTTTGAATTTCTTCAGTGAATGAACCGTCCATCTTGATGTAATCGCATTCAACGTGCTTGATGGTGTTGAAAGGATTCAAGGCGCAACCGAAACGGCTGATCGAGACTTTTCCGCCCAGGCGCTTAATGCCCGCGGCGAACTCTTTGGCCTGTTTCAGGTATTCGATGGCGTTTTCTTCCGCAATCTGGAATATCAGTGCGCCGCCAGGCAACTTGGCTGCCTTCAACGCCAGGCCCAGCCACTGTACGAAGGTTTTATCCAGCACAGTGTAAGGGGTGATATTCAGGAATAGCTTGGTGTCGTGTCCTTTGGCGCGATGGGCGCTTAGGCTCTTGATGTTTTGCAGAATCACCCAGCGGTCGAGTTTGATTGCAAGCTCGGCGTTGCTGTCGATGGGGAGGAATTCGGACGGGCTGATTTCCTCGTCTTTATCGTTCAGCATGCGCAGGAAGGCTTCGTAATGCTCTTCGCCTTCGCCGCGTAAACCAATGATGGGCTGGAACAGCAGGCGGAAACGGCCGTTGTCCAGGCTACGCTGCAGTACGGCCACCATATCTTCATCCAAAGGCTGGGTGGCGTCGAAGTCGACAGCGTTATACAAGTAAACGCCGTTGCCTTTCTTCTTGCCTTCCTGGCTGTGAATGTGCGAACAGGCCCTGTGGGCGCGACTCATGAGATCTTCTGCTTTCGGGGCGTTCTCATTGATGCGGGCGATACCGATGCTGACGGTGATCTGCGCAGTGCGGTCGCCGACTTCAAACAGATGTTCTTCCGTTTGCTTGCGGATGTTCTCCGCCAGTTGCTCGGAGCCTTTGTCATCGACCTGGGTCGCCAATATAGCGAACGTGTCGTCGCCAAGACGGGCCAATGAGTAATTTTCCGGGCAAATAGACTTCAACATGTTGGCGAAGTCGCCGAGAATGCTGTCCGAGCCAGGGATGCCGTAATCGTTGCGGGCGGTGGAGAAATCGTCCAACTCCAGATACAGGAGGCTGCCCTGCAAGTCGTTGTTGAGCGCCTTGTCGATGGCGCCTTCCAGGTGCTCCATAAAGTGCACTTTGTTGTAGAGGCCGGTCAATAAGTCTTCACTGCTGAACTTGCGCAGTTTTTCTTCCAGCTCGGGATCGACTTCCGGGCGCACGATAATCTGTGTGCAGGCTTCGCCGTCATAGGTCGCCTGTGAACAGCTGAGCACCACTTCCACTTCGGAGTCGTCGCTCTTGCGAATAGTGCAGGTCAGCTCTTTATGTTGCTGATTTTGCTGGGCGTCATTAAACGCTTTAAGAAAATCCTTGAAGGGTTCCTGACTGACGCTGGACAGAACGTCCATGACGGGAATACACATCAATTCATCGATGTCTTCATAGCCGAACAAGTCCAAATAGGCTTTGTTGGCGAAAACGTGCATACCTTCGTTGATGTAGGCGATGGCGTCCATGGAGCTTTCGAGCAACAGGTTGCAGCGCTTTTCCGCTTCCCGCAGATGCACTTCAATGTTGCGACGACGTCGGCGTTCTTCCAGGTCGCTCAACTCGCGTTTGACGGAAAACACCATGCGCGGAAGCGCGTCTACAGGCAATACCTCGCGCGCTCCCAGCTTCAGTCCTTCCAGGGCTGCGTCCTCGTCGAAGGTCTGGGTCAGAAGGATAAATGGAAGGTCTTTTTCCAGTCTTTTGATTTGTTCGAGGCAGTGCTTATAGGTGACTTCCCCGTCGACTTCTTTGGCGATGAACAGATCCCACACCTGAGAGTTTAGCGACTCTTCCAAATCCTCCAGACTGGTGACTCGGTGAGCTCGCGTGGCTCTCCCTGCATTCCGAAGTAGGCTGACTACTTTTTCGGCATCATTTTGCGAGGCGTCCAGGATCAGCAAATGTACCGTTGGATTTTTTTTTTGCATGAACGTGAATTGATCAAACTCCAGTCAATTGGCGTAAACCTTGCCGCCGAACGCACCTAAAGAGCGCCCTACAGCCTAGATTTTACAAAGTTTTATATATGTAAGTTATTCTAGGTCGCTCTTTATTATGCGACAAGGAAATATGTTAAGTAATTTGGCGTTCGTTCCTATAGGGACGGCCACAGTGAATCAAAATCATCTTCGCTTGCGCCCGTTGTTTTTACTTCTTCCTGGGCCTGATTAAGCGATTGATTTAAAAACTTAATCTCAAACTGACTGAAACTGCCGGTAGCAGACACACGGCGACAAAGCTGTACTTTGGTTTCGCGTCCCTGTTTGTTGATGATGACTTTGTGACCCACCTGGAACGGCAGGCGTGGGGTGATGAGCGTCGCCGGCTGCCCGATGGAGGGAAGCTCCGGCAATAACAGTCCGCGTAAGAACTCGCTGCCTTCACCGGTTTTCTGCGTGAGTTGTACGCCGCAAGGCTTGGCGCTCGGCGCCAGCAGCTCCACGCCGAACTGGGTGCCATGCTGTTTGATTTGGCGGATCCAGCGGATGACGGAAATGCTCCAGGGGTGAGACTCATCTTCACGCACGCCGAGCAATTCGCCGGCCTGGACATTACCTGGCACGTCGCCCACCCATTGAATGCAATAGCCGCCTGGACTGGTATTCACCAGGGGCACGATATGCTGCATGTAGTTGGATTTGGTCTCCGTCTGCTTGATGCGGTTGATGCCGGGATAATTGATAGGCGACATTTCCGCAGCGCGGCCGCGATCGTCGCGGGTGGGGCCTGCGTCGAAAGAGGAGTTCCAGACATCGGTTTTGCGCGCGCGCTGCATGAAGTAGTTGACGTCATTGTCATCGTCGTTTTTCGACATCAGCAGGGTATTGAATTCGACGCCGTTGGCGCAGAAAAAGTGCGTAGCGGAAAGGCCGACGCTCAGGAATACGCGTCCGGTGCTGGACATGCGCTTAAAGGTGCGCTTCGTCAGAATGCCCAACGCCTGGCTCAGCGACGACAATACATTGTCGGTCATCCGCACCGGCATGTCCAAGACGCCTTCGGGCGCTTTCTTATGCGTATTCACATAAGCGATGTAGTCCGTCAGTCTGTCCACCAGACGGGCGGTGTCGAAACCGAAAGAGTCCAGGCTGGGCGCTGCGCTTTGCAGACTGCGATAGTGAGGCGCCGCATCTGCGCCGGGATTGACGATAAATAACGCGGTTGTTTCAGCGTCGTCCAGAACATCTGTGAATTGAGCCCAGGACTCGAAGGCCTCGAAGGCGGCGGCGATATCATTCTGGCGCATCTGATTGGGTTTGCAGCAGCCAAGCAACAGCACACGCTTATAGACATGCTCTAGTGTAGTTTCTTCAAATAACTTGGACTGTTCGTCACGTACTTTGGCGTTGGCGAATTTATAGTTGTGCGCAAACTTATAAAGCTGATGAATTTCCAGCCAAACATTGGTTGGGCTTTGGCAATACAGCTGGCTGGCGCGTAATACGCAACGGGAAAGGTCACTGATGGCGCGATGGCAGGCTGTCGCCAGAGACTTTTTGGCGCGGTCCGACATGGAGGCGCTGAGCTGGTCGTGAATCACCAGTTTATAGCCGTTAGCGAGGTGCAGTTGCAGGGCTTGGGCAAGGTTAGCGATTTTGCGCTGTTTTTCCGGCAGAACTATTGAATGGTTAAGAAAATGCTTCGATAACTCCGTGCAGACGTAATAGATAGGTCCACGGATGACTTCCATTAGTTGAAAGCGGTTAGCAGGTGCGGTAATCAGTTGGTTGAGTTCAATAATCGCATGGTATAGCCGTTTGGCGGTTTCACCAATGTTGGCGATGGGCAACTGGCTCACCCAATGTTCCAATTGCTTAACGTTAGGTTCGCAGAAGGACAGCGTGGTGAGCTTGAGCTCAGGAACAGTTATTTTCGGCGCAGTACTTTGACCGTCCATGCATGACAACCATTATAGTTTTCGTGGTGACCTGAACGCATGCCTGCCGATAACTCAATGAATCCAGCGGGATACGCGCGTTTTTTCAAAATAAATGAAAATTCTTGCTTTTAGAATAGCAAAGATTCTTCAAAGGGAGTGGAGGGGCCTCCAAAATCCCTGCTTTTGCAAACTTTTACGATTAACACGGGTGTAACACAAAGCGACAAAAAGTTACATAACCAGTCATCCCTGTCAAAATTTTTTTGCGCCGCGTCTTTGTCTTCGACTAGGCGAAGATGGGCGTTTTGGAGGGGGCTCCGGGGATTTCTCTGACCAGCCGTGGAACCAGATAACCGGGTAGCTGGGCTCTTAACGCCTGCATTAAAGAAGAAAGACGTTCGTCGCCACAGTCAAAATGAGCGGCGCCCTGAACCTTGTCGAGCTGATGCAGATAGTAGGGCGTGACGCCGCATTCAAATAATCTCTCGCTGAGAGCGGCGAGAGTGGGGGCGTCGTCATTAACGCCCTTAAGCAAAACGGTCTGGTTCAGCAACATATGAACAACCGGACGCAGTCGCGCCAAGGCTTCTTCCACGGAGTCATCCAGTTCCGCGCTGTGGTTGGCGTGGATGACCATGATTGTTTTGAATGGGCGGTCAGAGAACAGGTCCAATAGTCCCTGATCTATGCGATCAGGAAGCATGATTGGCAGACGGGTATGGAGTCTTACCTTGCTGATCTGCGGCAGCTCTGCGATGAGAGTAAGCAGTTCATCGAGAACCGGGTTATTCAACATGAGCGGATCACCGCCGCTGAGAATGATTTCACTGACGCTGTCGTCGCCCGGCAAGGTCGCCAGCGCTTCCTTCCATTGCGCGCGGCTTTGGCGGTGTTCGCTATAGGGAAAGTGGCGTCGGAAGCAGTAGCGGCAATGGATTGCGCAAGCGCTGGTGGTAATGAGCAAGGCGCGGCCGTGATACTTCTGCAAGATGCCTTTGGATGCGGTGTAATTCGCTTCGCTCAGTGGATCCGCGCTATAACCCGCCATTGCCTGCTGTTCCAGATGCAGAGGTAGTACTTGCAATAACAGGGGATCATTCGGGTCGCCTTTTTTCATGCGGCGCACATAGTCGCGAGTCGCCCGCACCGGAAACTGCGCATGCCCGGGAAGCGCGTTCTGCAATAGCGTTTCCGGCAACTCCAAAAGCGACAGCAGTTCCTGCGGCGACTTGATCATGTCGGCGATTTGCTGGCTCCAAGAGAGTGAGGGGGCGGATTGGGCGTCAAGTTTCGCGTCGCAGACTTCTACTGCAACCGGATTTCGGGCTATCATTTACAAATTTGCACCACAAGTCAGGTTCTGACCGAATTTTAACATGCGTCGCCGTCTGGCGATCATTCTGTTTCAAGAGGAAGTATGGCCAACTATTCTACCAACGAATTCAAATCAGGTCTCAAGATTATGCTGGACGGAGACCCTTGTTCCATTATTGAGAACGAGTTTGTCAAACCCGGAAAAGGACAGGCGTTCAACCGGGTCAAGTTCCGTAACCTGAAGTCTGGCCGCGTCGGCGAGCGCACATTCAAATCCGGTGATTCCGTGGAAGGCGCGGATGTCGTGGATCTGGATATGGAATACCTGTACACCGACGGTGAATTCTATCACTTCATGCTGACTGACGGCTCTTTCGAACAGCACGCGGCGGATGTTTCCGCTGTCGGCGACACCACCAAGTGGCTGAAAGAGCAGGACGTCTACACCGTGACTTTATACAACGGCGCGCCACTGTCTGTATCTCCACCCAACTTTGTCGAGCTGGAAATCGTTGAAACTGATCCCGGCGTGCGCGGCGACACCGCTCAAGGCGGCAGCAAGCCAGCCAAGTTGACTACTGGCGCGGTGGTGGCTGTGCCTCTGTTCATTAACCAAGGCGAAATGATCAAGGTCGACACTCGTTCCGGTGAATACGTGAGCCGCGTTAAGAGCTGATAACGTCGCATAGGCCTGTGAGGGCCGCGCGTTGACTCATGGAAAGGCGGATTCGTAGGAATCCGCCTTTTTTATTATTTCAGACTGATGTTTTTCTTATTCGACTATGCAACAGCCCGACTGGCGTCCAAGCGCCACAATCGAAACCCTTCGCAAAAGAGCTGATTTCATCAAGCGCATACGCGCTTTTTTCGATGGCCGGCAAGTCTTGGAAGTAGATACGCCTTTGCTGAGCAGCGTCACTGCGACAGACCTTAATCTGGACAGTTTTGATGTGATCAGCGCTGATCCCGAACCCCGATATCTACTGACTTCCCCAGAGCATGCTATGAAACGTTTGCTCGCCGCCGGCTCTGGTGCCATCTATCAGATTACCCGGGCGTTTCGGCGCGGTGAGTTTGGCGCTCGCCATAATCCGGAATTCGCGATGCTGGAGTGGTATCGCCCTGGTTTTTCTTTGCAGGACCTGCAACGGGAGGTGGAAGACCTTTTAGCCAGTCTGGGCTACGAAGAAAAAGCGGAATGCATGAGTTACCGGCAGGTGTTTCAGCGCTTTGTCGATCTGGACCCGTACAGGGCTGAAACCTCGGCGCTGCAGGAAGCTGCGGCGCAAGCCAGTGGTATGGCGGCGTCCGAGCTGAGTCGGGACGAGGCGTTGGATGTGCTGATGACTCACTGTGTCGAGCCCGCGTTGAAACCCCTGGGGGCGGTGTTTATCCGTGACTATCCGCCGAGTCAGGCGGCGCTGGCCAGAGTCGGTGCAGACGCCGACGGCGACGCGGTGGCTTTTCGCTTTGAGCTGTACATCAACGGCGTCGAAATCGCCAACGCCTATGACGAGCTGATAGACCCCGTTGAGCAAAGGCGGCGTTTTGAAGAAGACAATATCGCCAGGTCGGCGGCGAAGAAGCCGGTTATCCCTGTGGATGAGCGTTTACTTGAGGCGCTGGCTTATATGCCGGAATCGTCGGGTATAGCCTTAGGGGTGGACCGGCTTTTCATGGTGCTTGAAGGAAAAAGCCGGTTAGAGGACGTACTGGGTTTTCCTGCTGACAGAATCTAGGCGCAGCGTTGCGGCGACAGACCGGGGGGCCGGTCTGTCGCCGCCATCTTAATCCGCCTTTTGTTCGTCAGCGACTTTTCCTGTCTGCAGAATTTCGCCGAGATCTTCACCCAGGCGCACCGGCGTTTCCGCCTTGAAGCCTTCGCGCCAGCGCATGGAGCCTTTAGGGAAGGTCATCACAACGGTTGAGCCCAGGCAGAAGCGTCCCATTTCTTCGCCACGCTTGATCGTGACTTCGCCTGGTTTGTAGGTATAGCTGCGGACCGTTTTGCCCATTGGCGCTACGCGACCCGCCCAAACCGTTTCCACGCTGGCGACGATCATGGCGCCGACCAACGTCATGGACATCGGTCCCAGCGGCGTGTCAAAAATGCACACCACGCGTTCATTGCGCGCGAACAGCGCGGGTACGTTCTCAGTGGTCAGCGGGTTGACCGAGTAGAGTTTGCCGGGCACATAGATCATCTCCCGTAGCTCGCCGTCAATCGGCATGTGAATGCGGTGATAGTCTTTGGGAGATAGATAAATAGTTGCGAACTCGCCGTCAATAAATGGCTGCGCCCTTTGCAGGTCGCCCCCCAACAGCTCGACGAGGCTGAAGCTATGGCCTTTGGCCTGGAAAATTTTGCCGTAGTCGATGGAGCCAGCCTGCGATACCGAGCCATCCACCGGCATCACCAGTCGTGTGGCGTCAGGGTGGATAGGTCTTGCGCCATCTTTTAACGCCCGGGTAAAAAAGTCGTTGAAGCAGGCATAATCTTCCGCAGACGGAAGTAACGCTTCCTGCATGTTCACGTTATAACGCTTGATGAACCACTTGATGAAGGTGTTCTTTATAAACGGCGTCCTGGAATCCGCCAGCTTGCCAATGGCGCGCGATAGCGCGTGCTGTGGAGTCAGATGCTGGCTCAGAATAAAAAGACGGTCAAATAAGGACATGTTGTGTTCCGTGCGTAAAACCACCGCAAACGCGGCCTGTCAGGGCTGGTCGATCGGCGTATCGGGGTGGTTGCCCCACTCGCCCCAAGACCCAGCGTAGGCGCGCATATTAAAGCCCAATGCCTTCCCGAGCAAATAAGTCAGTCCAGAGCGGTGATGGGATTGGCAGTGAGTGACGATGCGTTTGTCTGCGTTAAGGCCGAGCGCTTCCAGTTCCTCTTTGATTACCGTCAGGTCGCGCAGACGCAAGCCCGCGGATGGGTCCATCGCCCGGGTCCACTCGTAATTGACCGCGCCGGGAATATGCCCATTGCGCATGGCGGTTTGGCGTACTCCCTGGTATTCCTGAGGCGATCGAGCGTCCCATATCGCCAGCGCGGGGTCGCCCAGTTCAGCCTGTAACTGGTCCAGGGTCGCCGTGGGTTCTGAGCGCAACTGAATATCGTAGTCGCTGGGAGTGACGGTCGGCTCCTCGCGAGTAAGTGGTCGGCCTTCGTCATGCCAGGCGACCAGGCCGCCGTTCAAGTAGCTGTAACGCTGAAATCCGATGCTATCAAGCAGCCAGATCATCCGGCCGGCCCAGCCGCCGCCTTCATCGTCATACACCACCACATGGTTGTCATGACGTAATCCAATATGTTGAACAATGGCTTGTAACTGAGACTCGTCCGGTAATAGGCCGGGCGCGGGCGGGCGGCCATATTGCGTCGCCCCCGGTGGAATATGAATCGCACCCGGCAGGTGCGCCGCCTGATAGTTTTCGGTGCGGCAAAGATCAACGAGAATCAGGCCAGGCGAGCCGAGCAGCGGCTCCAGTTGTTCTGGTTCAAGAATTAACGGCAGGGAGTCCAGGTTGTTCGCCATCAGGATGCTCTCTCTTGGTCGGGCGTTCGGATATAAAGAGGCGCCGCTGCGTGGCAGGTCGCGCGGCCGTTGAAAGCCTGGGATGTTAGCAAAAGCGGCTATGAGCGCATAGCGCTTTCAGAGGCTAGCTCTCCTGGTTCTTATTCTGCTGATTACGCACGGCGAAATGGTGCAGAACATGGGAGGCTGAGCTACAGACATGCTTGAAGCTTTCGTATTCATACTCGCTCAGAGGCAGGCTATCCAGGCCCGCGTCCGCATAAAACAACGCAACTGGACGGGTTTTCACAAACAAGGACATGAGGAAAAAGTCGTCCATTTTATTGAGCGCTTTAAAGCTCTCGGGAATCATGGCTTTCACCTTGGGGGAGCTGCCGGGCTTGACCCAAAGGCTGGACGGCTTCTCCATTAGTTTGCTGAACAGGCTGGCTTCAGTCAGGTCCAGATCGAGGCGAGGCAGGTCAGGGCGATTTTCCGCGCCTACGGCGTAATATCCCTTGAGGCGCGTACGCTTGGTGTTGATCAGCGCGATTACGCAGGTATGCAGGCCCACTCCGTATTTCACGCAGCGGGCGGCGTTGTTCATGAGAAATGCGATGTCTTTAAACTGATGCGGCGATTGCAGCATCATGTTGGTCAGTTCGGCGTAAAGGTCCCGATTCCCATGGCGCAACTTCCTGATGTCGGCTTGAGCGGTCTGGCGAGGGGGCTGAACGGTTTTTCCTCTGGGTTTGGCTTGCGCGTGTATAAAGGATTCTTCTGCATCGTCCTCTTCAACAAGCGGCGGAGACGGCGCGACGGTTTCCGGCTCTTTT contains:
- the epmA gene encoding EF-P lysine aminoacylase EpmA, with product MQQPDWRPSATIETLRKRADFIKRIRAFFDGRQVLEVDTPLLSSVTATDLNLDSFDVISADPEPRYLLTSPEHAMKRLLAAGSGAIYQITRAFRRGEFGARHNPEFAMLEWYRPGFSLQDLQREVEDLLASLGYEEKAECMSYRQVFQRFVDLDPYRAETSALQEAAAQASGMAASELSRDEALDVLMTHCVEPALKPLGAVFIRDYPPSQAALARVGADADGDAVAFRFELYINGVEIANAYDELIDPVEQRRRFEEDNIARSAAKKPVIPVDERLLEALAYMPESSGIALGVDRLFMVLEGKSRLEDVLGFPADRI
- the efp gene encoding elongation factor P; the encoded protein is MANYSTNEFKSGLKIMLDGDPCSIIENEFVKPGKGQAFNRVKFRNLKSGRVGERTFKSGDSVEGADVVDLDMEYLYTDGEFYHFMLTDGSFEQHAADVSAVGDTTKWLKEQDVYTVTLYNGAPLSVSPPNFVELEIVETDPGVRGDTAQGGSKPAKLTTGAVVAVPLFINQGEMIKVDTRSGEYVSRVKS
- a CDS encoding sulfurtransferase encodes the protein MANNLDSLPLILEPEQLEPLLGSPGLILVDLCRTENYQAAHLPGAIHIPPGATQYGRPPAPGLLPDESQLQAIVQHIGLRHDNHVVVYDDEGGGWAGRMIWLLDSIGFQRYSYLNGGLVAWHDEGRPLTREEPTVTPSDYDIQLRSEPTATLDQLQAELGDPALAIWDARSPQEYQGVRQTAMRNGHIPGAVNYEWTRAMDPSAGLRLRDLTVIKEELEALGLNADKRIVTHCQSHHRSGLTYLLGKALGFNMRAYAGSWGEWGNHPDTPIDQP
- the asd gene encoding archaetidylserine decarboxylase (Phosphatidylserine decarboxylase is synthesized as a single chain precursor. Generation of the pyruvoyl active site from a Ser is coupled to cleavage of a Gly-Ser bond between the larger (beta) and smaller (alpha chains). It is an integral membrane protein.) is translated as MSLFDRLFILSQHLTPQHALSRAIGKLADSRTPFIKNTFIKWFIKRYNVNMQEALLPSAEDYACFNDFFTRALKDGARPIHPDATRLVMPVDGSVSQAGSIDYGKIFQAKGHSFSLVELLGGDLQRAQPFIDGEFATIYLSPKDYHRIHMPIDGELREMIYVPGKLYSVNPLTTENVPALFARNERVVCIFDTPLGPMSMTLVGAMIVASVETVWAGRVAPMGKTVRSYTYKPGEVTIKRGEEMGRFCLGSTVVMTFPKGSMRWREGFKAETPVRLGEDLGEILQTGKVADEQKAD